In the Setaria italica strain Yugu1 chromosome VI, Setaria_italica_v2.0, whole genome shotgun sequence genome, one interval contains:
- the LOC101783685 gene encoding serine/threonine-protein kinase PEPKR2 — protein sequence MEPVPRKRKGAPPACSAARSLQDLASRKRACRGSDPHQPPRAGATAGPPAVVMTAPAASGASASAGVLPGRGLKRKVGCIDSATRIGRRKRLESEYDLGEEIGHGKFGSVRVCRAKAGGEEEFACKALPKNAGETAHREVEIMQHLSGHPGIVTLRAVFEDADTFYLVMELCRGGRLLDEVAREGRLSERRAAYVIRELMTVLEYCHEMGVVHRDIKPDNVLLTKAGRLKLADFGLAVRVADGQKLTGVAGSPAYMAPEILLGDYSQKVDIWAAGVVLHVLLMGTLPFQGNCVEAIFKAIKTVELDFHSDQWGSVSLLARDLISKMLDRDASSRFAAADVLRHPWVLFYNECPLKAEFSTLWSTNKAAAAPMVDWERVRSCCESSSSESSSDNSEEQDECGIVDALTTAITQVRISEPKRSRQCSPATAVFPPSRDALRT from the exons ATGGAGCCGGTGCCGCGGAAGCGCAAGGGCGCGCCCCCGGCGTGCTCCGCCGCCAGGTCCCTCCAAGATTTAGCCTCCCGCAAGCGCGCCTGCCGCGGGTCCGACCCGCACCAGCCCCCCCGCGCCGGCGCTACCGCGGGCCCCCCCGCCGTGGTGATGACGGcccccgcggcgagcggcgcgtcggcgtcggcgggggTCCTCCCTGGCCGCGGGCTGAAGCGGAAGGTGGGCTGCATCGACTCCGCCACGCGGATCGGGCGGCGGAAGCGGCTGGAGAGCGAGTACGACCTCGGGGAGGAGATCGGGCACGGCAAGTTCGGGTCCGTCCGCGTCTGCCGCGCCAAGGCCGggggcgaggaggagttcgCGTGCAAGGCGCTGCCCAAGAACGCCGGGGAGACGGCGCACCGCGAGGTGGAGATCATGCAGCACCTCTCGGGCCACCCGGGCATCGTAACGCTCAGGGCCGTCTTCGAGGACGCCGACACCTTCTACCTCGTCATGGAgctctgccgcggcggccgcctcctcgACGAGGTGGCCAGGGAGGGGAGGCTCTCGGAGCGCCGCGCCGCCTATGTGATCAGGGAGCTCATGACCGTGCTTGAGTACTGCCACGAGATGGGCGTCGTGCACAGGGATATTAAACCGGATAATGTTCTGCTCACCAAGGCCGGAAGGTTGAAACTCGCAGATTTTGGACTGGCCGTGCGAGTGGCTGATG GCCAGAAATTGACTGGTGTTGCCGGGAGCCCTGCCTACATGGCACCTGAGATTCTACTCGGAGATTACTCGCAGAAAGTAGATATATGGGCTGCTGGAGTGGTTCTGCATGTGCTACTGATGGGCACACTTCCATTTCAAGGCAACTGTGTTGAAGCTATCTTTAAAGCAATAAAGACAGTCGAGCTTGATTTTCACAGTGATCAGTGGGGATCGGTATCGCTTCTTGCTCGTGATCTCATAAGCAAAATGCTTGATCGGGATGCCTCTTCACGATTTGCTGCCGCTGATGTTCTCC GGCACCCCTGGGTCTTATTCTACAATGAATGCCCATTGAAGGCAGAATTCTCAACCCTATGGAGCACTAATAAGGCTGCAGCAGCGCCCATGGTTGACTGGGAAAGAGTTAGGTCTTGCTGCGAGTCTTCATCTTCAGAATCCTCAAGTGACAACTCTGAGGAGCAGGATGAATGTGGTATAGTTGATGCACTGACGACAGCAATAACACAGGTGAGGATATCAGAGCCCAAGAGGAGCCGGCAATGCAGCCCAGCCACCGCGGTATTCCCGCCGAGCAGGGATGCTCTTCGAACCTGA